The Actinomyces sp. oral taxon 414 genome has a segment encoding these proteins:
- a CDS encoding class E sortase, with protein sequence MPPRHRRARPPRGRRIVDAIIHGVGELLITAGLVVALFLVWQLWWTSIDAREKAQVHSAAFEQTQVESPRVEGTRHTEDPPPVDAVGYGGTIGMLVVPRWYGVTNNNMPILEGTGPDVLDQAAAGHYPDTQQLAEIGNFAIAGHRRTNGNSFRRIDLLQEGDEIIVVTQDIWYVYTVTGHEIVDPSDVDVIAPVPDDPTSAPTQRMITLTTCNGSTTGEWGNDQRWIVHGTLSYWMPRSEGRPSSIVNDPEVN encoded by the coding sequence ATGCCACCACGCCACCGCCGCGCCAGGCCACCCCGTGGGCGCCGGATCGTAGACGCGATCATCCACGGTGTCGGCGAACTCCTCATCACGGCTGGCCTCGTCGTCGCCCTGTTCCTCGTGTGGCAGTTGTGGTGGACCAGCATAGACGCCCGGGAGAAGGCCCAGGTCCACAGTGCGGCCTTCGAGCAGACCCAGGTCGAGTCCCCCCGCGTCGAGGGCACCCGGCACACCGAGGATCCCCCGCCCGTGGACGCCGTCGGATACGGGGGGACCATCGGCATGCTCGTCGTCCCCCGGTGGTACGGGGTGACGAATAACAATATGCCGATCCTGGAGGGCACCGGTCCCGACGTGCTCGATCAGGCTGCGGCCGGTCACTACCCCGACACCCAGCAGCTCGCCGAGATCGGCAACTTCGCCATCGCGGGCCACCGCCGCACCAATGGCAACTCCTTCCGCCGCATCGATCTGCTCCAGGAGGGCGACGAGATTATCGTCGTGACGCAGGACATCTGGTACGTCTACACCGTGACCGGGCACGAGATCGTTGACCCCTCCGACGTCGATGTCATCGCCCCCGTGCCCGACGACCCCACGAGCGCCCCGACGCAGCGCATGATCACCCTCACCACCTGCAACGGCAGCACGACCGGCGAGTGGGGCAATGACCAGCGCTGGATCGTTCACGGGACCCTGTCCTACTGGATGCCGCGCTCTGAGGGCCGTCCCAGTTCGATCGTCAACGACCCGGAGGTCAACTGA
- a CDS encoding cell division protein CrgA produces the protein MSPERTEDAEETPDVVGEPEASDKPDKPEKKDKPDKEESGENAGTSKRRPFTKRVRRRKNPLRSGNPAKVAAERERMQSSRAAANRVSRVPVKVKSLGSPRWYAPTMVTLMIIGLLWVVVTYLSGGHFPLPYFVQHYHQADWRINGNLYVGFLIMMLGFLGLLRWK, from the coding sequence ATGTCCCCGGAGCGGACGGAGGACGCCGAGGAGACGCCCGACGTCGTCGGGGAACCAGAGGCTTCGGACAAGCCGGACAAGCCGGAGAAGAAGGACAAGCCGGACAAGGAGGAGAGCGGCGAGAACGCCGGCACGTCGAAGAGACGGCCCTTCACCAAGAGGGTCAGGCGCCGCAAGAACCCGCTGCGCTCGGGCAACCCCGCCAAGGTGGCGGCCGAGCGCGAGCGCATGCAGTCCTCCCGCGCCGCCGCCAACCGCGTCTCCCGGGTCCCCGTCAAGGTCAAGTCGCTGGGCTCCCCACGTTGGTACGCGCCGACCATGGTCACCCTCATGATCATCGGCCTGCTGTGGGTCGTGGTGACCTACCTGTCCGGGGGCCATTTCCCGCTGCCCTACTTCGTGCAGCATTACCACCAAGCGGACTGGCGGATCAACGGCAATCTCTATGTGGGATTCCTCATTATGATGCTCGGCTTCCTGGGGCTGCTGCGCTGGAAGTAG
- a CDS encoding peptidylprolyl isomerase has protein sequence MEATLHTSLGDIRCDLYPEQAPETVSNFVGLATGEKTWIDPRTGEQSNAPLYNGVIFHRVIPGFTIQGGDPLGTGTGGPGYVFDDEIDPSLSFATPYVLAMANAGRRLGKGTNGSQFFITTAPTEWLQGKHTIFGAVADEDSRRVVDKISAVATGPGDRPLEDVIITSVTLTE, from the coding sequence ATGGAAGCGACTCTGCACACCAGTCTTGGCGACATCCGCTGCGACCTGTATCCCGAACAGGCCCCTGAAACCGTCTCGAACTTCGTCGGACTGGCGACGGGGGAGAAGACTTGGATCGATCCTCGCACCGGCGAGCAGTCCAACGCTCCCCTGTACAACGGGGTTATCTTCCACCGGGTCATCCCCGGTTTCACGATTCAGGGCGGGGATCCGCTGGGCACCGGTACCGGCGGCCCCGGATACGTCTTCGACGACGAGATCGACCCCTCCCTGTCCTTCGCGACCCCCTACGTTCTGGCCATGGCCAACGCCGGACGCCGCCTGGGCAAGGGCACCAACGGTTCGCAGTTCTTCATCACCACCGCGCCCACGGAGTGGCTGCAGGGCAAACACACCATTTTCGGCGCCGTCGCCGACGAGGACTCGCGCCGGGTCGTCGACAAGATTTCCGCCGTCGCCACCGGCCCGGGGGACCGCCCGCTCGAGGACGTCATCATCACCTCGGTCACGCTGACCGAATGA
- a CDS encoding rhomboid family intramembrane serine protease: MTQDPPVPTDAPVCPRHPDRVAYVRCQRCDRPVCPECQVPGPVGVHCVDCVRQAQGRRRSPRTILGGRPSAGAMVTKTLIAACVAIGLIQLIMPLVTTRFAFFPALALAEPWRFITTAFLHASPMHLAFNMWALWVCGSVLEPALGRWRFLVLYGLSAVGGSTAIFLLSPPGSPSWLTLTVGASGAVFGLFAALFVIQRRFGRDTSAIVGLLAINLVISVLGSGISWQGHLGGLLTGAAVSAVFAWAPRNKRGVYAVGGCVAVGALLVALVALRAMLA; encoded by the coding sequence ATGACACAGGATCCCCCCGTCCCCACGGACGCCCCGGTCTGTCCGCGCCACCCCGACCGGGTGGCCTACGTGCGCTGCCAGCGCTGCGACCGCCCGGTGTGCCCGGAGTGCCAGGTCCCCGGCCCCGTGGGGGTGCACTGCGTGGACTGCGTCCGGCAGGCGCAGGGCCGACGGCGCAGCCCGCGCACGATCCTGGGCGGTCGTCCCTCCGCCGGCGCGATGGTGACGAAGACGCTCATCGCGGCCTGCGTGGCGATCGGCCTGATTCAACTCATCATGCCCCTGGTCACGACCCGCTTCGCCTTCTTCCCGGCGCTGGCCCTGGCCGAGCCGTGGCGCTTCATCACCACTGCCTTCCTCCACGCCTCCCCCATGCACCTGGCCTTCAATATGTGGGCCCTGTGGGTCTGCGGCAGCGTGCTGGAGCCCGCCCTGGGCCGGTGGCGCTTCCTCGTCTTGTACGGCCTGTCCGCCGTGGGCGGGTCGACCGCCATCTTCCTGCTGTCCCCGCCCGGCTCGCCGTCCTGGCTCACCCTGACCGTGGGCGCCTCCGGGGCGGTGTTCGGGCTCTTCGCGGCGCTGTTCGTCATTCAGCGGCGCTTCGGCCGGGACACCTCGGCGATCGTGGGGCTGCTCGCGATCAACCTCGTCATCTCCGTCCTCGGGTCCGGGATCTCCTGGCAGGGTCACTTGGGCGGCCTGCTAACCGGCGCGGCCGTGTCCGCCGTCTTCGCCTGGGCTCCGCGGAACAAGCGCGGCGTCTACGCGGTGGGGGGATGCGTGGCCGTGGGCGCGCTCCTGGTGGCCCTCGTGGCCCTGCGGGCAATGCTGGCCTGA